TCAAAAGAGCAGGCACAGATCTGTAAGAACTCCGATTTTGTAATTTATTCCAGAGAAAAGGAACATTCTATGGAATATCGAGCCGCTTTAAAAGACTTTTTTACCATTTTTTGATTAGATGCGAGATTTTAGATTTGATACGTGAGATATAATTGCCGCTTGAAAAATTGGTGAATCGCCTAATATTGAGTTAAATAATACATGTTTCAGTAGTCTATTACGTCAGGAATGCCCTTTTTGGAAAATGGAGTTGAGCTTTTATTAAATAACCAATGACTAGTGAACAAAAAGAACTAAAAGTATGAAGAAAATAGGATTATTGTCAGATACTCACGGATATCTCGACGATAAGATTTTTAAGTATTTTGAAGACCGTGATGAGATCTGGCATGCTGGAGATTTTGGAACATTGGAATTGGCCGAACAATTTGCCTCTTTTAAACCGCTGAGAGGAGTGTATGGTAATATTGATGGCAAAGATATCAGAGCAATGTATCCTGAACATTTACGGTTTAAATGTGAAGAAGTAGACGTTTGGATGACGCATATCGGCGGATATCCTGATAGGTATAGTTCAAAAGTGAAGCCTGATATATACACTAAGTCTCCTGATTTGTTTATTTGCGGACACTCGCATATTTTAAAAGTAATTTATGATCAGAAAATACAATGCTTGCATATCAACCCTGGTGCTGCTGGTAAACAAGGCTGGCATAAGCAAAGAACTTTAATTAGATTTTGCATTTCAGAAAAAAAAATTCATACATTGGAGGTCGTGGAATTGATAGATAGATAATGTATAAAGTACACTAAGGTATATGACAGTAGTAAAAACACTAGGGCAGTTCATTATAGAGAAACAAGCAGACTTCCCATATGCAAAAGGAGAGCTTTCCAGGTTATTGAGAGATATAGGAATTGCCGCTAAAATTGTAAACCGAGAAATTAATAAGGCAGGTTTGGTAGATATTTTGGGAGAAGCAGGAACGGTAAACGTTCAGGGCGAATCGCAAAAGAAATTAGATATCTATGCAAATGAGCAGTTTATTTCCGCATTGGAAAGTGGGGGAGAGTGCTGCCTGGTAGCATCCGAAGAGAATGAGGAAGTTGTATTGTTGAATTCTAAATTTTCTAAAAACGGAAAATATATTGTAGCAATTGACCCTTTAGACGGTTCTTCCAATATAGAAGTAAACGTTGCGGTGGGAACAACCTTTTCGATTTACAGAAGAAAGACCGACGTAAGCGAAGAACCTAACGAAAGTGATGTATTACAAAAAGGAACCGAGCAGGTAGCTGCGGGTTATATTGTTTACGGATCATCAACTATGCTGGTTTATACCACGGGTAAAGGAGTAAACGGATTTACATTAGATCCATCTATTGGAGAATTCTGTCTTTCCCATCCAAATATGAGGATACCCGAAGATGGTACAATTTACAGTATTAACGAAGGTTACTATACGCATTTTCCTGAAGGTGTAAAAAAATACATTAAATATTGTCAGGTTCATGATAAAGAAACCAACCGCCCTTATACTTCCAGATATATAGGCTCTATGGTTGCAGATTTGCACAGAAATTTGATCAGAGGAGGGATATTTATCTATCCAACAACAGCGGCCAATCCCCAGGGAAAATTAAGATTGGTGTATGAATGCAACCCTTTGGCATTTATCATAGAGCAGGCAGGAGGTTTAGCGACAAATGGAGTAAAACGTATTCTGGATATTGAAGTAAACAAAGTACATCAGCGTTCATGTATTTTTATAGGTTCTAAAAATATGGTTCTGAAAGCCGAAGAGATGATGCGTGAATATTCGCCAGTTGCAGATACAGAAGCTAGCGTGGCTGTCTAACAAAAAGCAGCCTATATCAGGCTGCTTTTTTTATTTTCCATTTCGAAAACACTGTCTATTTTTAAATTACTTCCTTTGCTTGCCTGTACCGCTAGCTGATCGCAGCGTTCGTTTTCAGGATGTCCGGCATGACCCTTTACCCAAACCAATTTGATGTGATGCAAGCGGTAGGAGTTTAAAAGCCTAAGCCATAAATCTTTATTTTTCTTTCCTTCGAATCCTTTTTTTACCCAGCCAAATACCCATTTTTTGTCTATTGCATCTATTACATATTTGGAATCGGAGTAAATGGTAACATTTTGCCCTGGCTTTTTTATAGCCTCAAGACCAATGCACACAGCAAGAAGCTCCATTCTATTGTTGGTTGTTAATCTAAAACCGTCCGAAATTTCTTTATAATGAGGTCCGGAACGAAGTATAACTCCGTATCCTCCCGGACCAGGATTCCCACTCGCAGCGCCGTCTGTGAACAATTCAATCATGCGACTAAGGTAAGCATTGCCATTAAAATCTTAATGATAAAAAATTTTCAGTCTTATAATCAGATAATTAATTGAAAAATCTAAAAAAAAGCGTTAAAAGTTGCTTAATCTGCTTTTTTGTTATACTTTTGTCCTCACAAAACACGGTAGGCATAGCTCAGTTGGTTAGAGCATCAGATTGTGGTTCTGAGGGTCGTGGGTTCGAGCCCCATTGCTTACCCCAAAAATTAAAGCCTTTAGCGATTAGCTAAGGGCTTTTTTTATGGCTCTACACTTCATTTTAAGCCTTTTAAGATTTACAAATATTTGTTTGCTGAAAATATTAGCATTAAGTTTGACAGGAATTTCTGTCGAACTATGCTGTTTTGACTTTACAAATACTTTACAAAAAAAATAATGGTTACTGTAAGTATTGTTGTGCTTAAACTCACTGGCTCAAGTCTTTGAACGAAAGATTAGAGTAAGAGAAGACTTTGGCCTTTATATCTCTGTACAAGACAGGCTTACCTTAAGTTCGAAGTTGCACTGGAACTTCAAAAAAACAATTAGTTATGATAAAATCAATTTACTTTTTAACAATTGTGTTGTTAGTTCTTTTTTTTGGTTGTAAAAAAGAAAATAAAACTTCATCGGTAGAGATAAGGTTATTATATAAATCTAAAACTGGTTCGAACTATCTGCCTGATGTTGATGCAGGTGTTTATTTATATAAACAAAAAGGAAAAGCTATGATTATGTCCGCAAGAAATAGAATGGGCATGGTAATATTTGAAGGGGATCAAGATTATACTAGACCTGATTATTCAGGCAAAGCAGATGTTAATGGAGTTGTAAGTATAAGCGGAGTGGAAGACGGAAACTATAATATTGTTGTAGGCAGTAAAGCGAGAATTGTTTGGAGTTATAAAAATATCGATATTAATGGCGATATAAGTCTTGTGAAAAACTTCTCAGATTCAGATGAGTATAGTGATAAATCCCAATCATGGTAAAATAAACAATCTAAGATTAGAGAAAGGAGACTTAGGCTTTTAAAAATTAGATACTACTTTTCGTTTAAGTATTCCGGCCGATGACTTAAATCCTCTTTTAAATTAAAAACGAAAGAATCCGTCCGAAATATGTGATACTACCCTTAATTCAGTGTCATTACCGTTTGATGACCGCAGTCTTCTGTTTTTATTAACAATTTAAGTGTTCCTATTAGAAGGTTTAAATAATAGTTTTGTATTTAATGTGTTGTAAATAAGGTTTTTGTGGTTGATTTTATAATCTTTATTTACCCTCATGTTAAATTAAATTGGATTTAAGGAATGCTATCAAAGGTTCATAATATTTCGGCTTTTTAGCTACGCCATTGTCATCGGTGTATCCCCTGTTGCTATTTACTCCTACAGAACGGATTGTTTGTTTAAGGTTGGCTTGTATATATATTCGTATACCTTTATCTTGGTTGTTTCGTGTCAGCAGATTGTATTCGAGAATATCTACTTCTAACTTTGTGAATACCTTACTGTCATCCATAACGATTTTACATTGTATAAGCCCCGAACTTTTATCCGCAGAAACGACAAAATAATCGCTCGAAAGAAGTAGATGCAGTACCTTTTCAAAAGTAGTATCCTGATTGGTTGAGGGTAGGTCTAAAAAGTAGCTTTTGTCTGTTTGGGCATTGGCTATTCCCAATCCAATAAAAAAGATAAACAGCAATGATCCGAATACTTTCATAATTTATAATGTTAATGCCGAGTTGGTGCTGCCAACTTGATTCTGTACGAAAAACACCCAATTTAAAGATTTCTCAGTTGCTTTCCCAATTATTCGGTTATCCTTTCTTAATTAACATTGTAAAATAAATCCTCATCCCATTGATATTTCGCTCCATTTGCAATCAATAGTCAGTGAAAAGAGAGAGCAAAAAATGGGAGTCTTTTAAAATTTATATTGTGAAATTTTTTAGGCTATCTGGTTCAAGTCTTAGAGCTAACGTACCGAGCTAAGCCTTACTAACCTGAGCTTATATCTTTTTTCCGAATACCCTAAGGATAGATTTTATGCATATCTGCGAGAGACGAACTGATGAGTCTCTGTAAACAGTTTTTTATACCTTTAACATATTATGGCGCTAAAAATAAGAAAGGAGAAAAAGGGAGATTTCAGAGTAGTTTTTAAACTGGTACAAAATGCCTTTAGAAATGAAGAATTAAGTGACCATAAAGAACAGTACTTAGTTGAAAGGTTGAGGAGTTCTGATGCTTTTATACCTGAATTATCACTGGTTGCAGAGGAGGATAGTCAAATTGTCGGTTATATTTTGCTTACAAAAATTAACATCATTGATGCCGGCAGTAATA
This genomic interval from Pseudopedobacter saltans DSM 12145 contains the following:
- a CDS encoding metallophosphoesterase family protein; translation: MKKIGLLSDTHGYLDDKIFKYFEDRDEIWHAGDFGTLELAEQFASFKPLRGVYGNIDGKDIRAMYPEHLRFKCEEVDVWMTHIGGYPDRYSSKVKPDIYTKSPDLFICGHSHILKVIYDQKIQCLHINPGAAGKQGWHKQRTLIRFCISEKKIHTLEVVELIDR
- the fbp gene encoding class 1 fructose-bisphosphatase; this encodes MTVVKTLGQFIIEKQADFPYAKGELSRLLRDIGIAAKIVNREINKAGLVDILGEAGTVNVQGESQKKLDIYANEQFISALESGGECCLVASEENEEVVLLNSKFSKNGKYIVAIDPLDGSSNIEVNVAVGTTFSIYRRKTDVSEEPNESDVLQKGTEQVAAGYIVYGSSTMLVYTTGKGVNGFTLDPSIGEFCLSHPNMRIPEDGTIYSINEGYYTHFPEGVKKYIKYCQVHDKETNRPYTSRYIGSMVADLHRNLIRGGIFIYPTTAANPQGKLRLVYECNPLAFIIEQAGGLATNGVKRILDIEVNKVHQRSCIFIGSKNMVLKAEEMMREYSPVADTEASVAV
- the rnhA gene encoding ribonuclease HI encodes the protein MIELFTDGAASGNPGPGGYGVILRSGPHYKEISDGFRLTTNNRMELLAVCIGLEAIKKPGQNVTIYSDSKYVIDAIDKKWVFGWVKKGFEGKKNKDLWLRLLNSYRLHHIKLVWVKGHAGHPENERCDQLAVQASKGSNLKIDSVFEMENKKSSLI